The Nitrospira sp. KM1 genome includes a window with the following:
- a CDS encoding TIGR02466 family protein: MARQLDLSVRPIFSTPLLVFAVPDCACINQELKQAVLDHESTQLTYADREVIGWSSPHDMSMMEWAGKPLKQLFDAVTQVAELATEFSGRTGRTAQHPHWQVVEIWSNVQRNGGTNGYHAHPGSYWSGVYYVDVGDITDMEDKGGELQLFDPRGCLPRMLAPYLRYSLPELHDAGNTISFTPATGQCVMFPGWQHHAVAPYKGVAPRISVAFNLEPILNK; the protein is encoded by the coding sequence ATGGCCCGCCAACTCGATTTGAGCGTTCGGCCTATCTTTTCGACACCGCTTCTGGTGTTCGCAGTCCCCGACTGTGCCTGCATCAACCAGGAACTCAAGCAAGCCGTCCTCGATCACGAATCCACGCAGCTGACCTATGCCGACCGCGAAGTCATCGGCTGGTCGTCACCGCACGACATGTCCATGATGGAATGGGCCGGCAAACCGCTCAAGCAGTTGTTCGACGCCGTCACGCAGGTCGCGGAATTGGCGACCGAGTTCTCCGGCCGCACCGGGAGAACGGCACAACATCCGCACTGGCAGGTCGTCGAAATCTGGTCCAATGTGCAGCGCAACGGCGGCACCAATGGATACCATGCGCATCCCGGATCGTACTGGTCGGGCGTCTACTACGTCGATGTCGGTGATATCACCGACATGGAGGACAAGGGAGGTGAACTGCAGCTCTTCGATCCACGCGGCTGCCTGCCCCGCATGCTGGCCCCGTACCTGCGCTACTCCCTTCCCGAACTTCACGATGCCGGCAATACGATCTCCTTCACGCCGGCCACCGGACAATGCGTCATGTTCCCAGGCTGGCAGCACCACGCCGTCGCACCCTACAAAGGCGTGGCTCCCCGCATCAGCGTGGCCTTCAATCTCGAACCGATCCTGAATAAGTAA
- a CDS encoding type II toxin-antitoxin system RelE/ParE family toxin — MSGPFPVRIVASAARAILEAAEWWTANRPKAPDAFAVELERAYQLLASQPAFVAQTRNIKLAGVRRIHLPRVQYYLYYRMVSEPTTVEILALWHTERDTAPKLS; from the coding sequence GTGAGCGGTCCGTTTCCAGTCCGGATCGTCGCGAGCGCTGCCCGCGCCATTCTCGAAGCTGCCGAATGGTGGACCGCTAATCGTCCCAAAGCTCCCGATGCATTCGCTGTGGAGCTTGAGCGCGCATATCAACTCCTTGCCTCCCAACCAGCGTTCGTAGCGCAGACTCGAAATATCAAACTCGCCGGTGTCCGTCGCATTCACCTTCCTCGTGTCCAGTACTATCTTTACTACCGTATGGTGTCCGAACCTACGACGGTCGAGATCCTTGCTCTGTGGCACACGGAGCGTGATACCGCACCCAAACTGTCGTAG
- a CDS encoding Dam family site-specific DNA-(adenine-N6)-methyltransferase, producing MPTVRPFLKWPGGKRWFIQYHSSILPSSFNTYIEPFLGSGSVFFHLKPRRAILGDLNPELVASFQGIKDDWLEVERLLEGHEEAHTESYYYLLREQTLKINTQRAARLIYLNRTCFNGIFRVNRKGRFNVPVGTRDTIIFDDDNFNEMAQALEKAEIKESDFAPLINCATQNDFIFADPPYTVRHNINGFLKYNETLFSWSDQIRLADALSRARDRGAIIVSTNANHQSVRNLYQGRGFQMRTVSRFSPISADPDSRKQFEELVITT from the coding sequence ATGCCGACCGTTAGACCGTTTCTAAAGTGGCCAGGAGGTAAGCGCTGGTTCATTCAGTACCACTCCAGCATCCTTCCAAGCTCATTTAACACTTACATTGAGCCTTTTCTTGGAAGTGGTTCGGTATTTTTCCACCTGAAACCACGACGAGCCATCCTCGGAGATTTAAATCCAGAGCTAGTAGCTAGCTTCCAGGGAATCAAGGATGATTGGCTAGAAGTCGAGCGGTTGCTCGAAGGACACGAAGAGGCTCACACAGAGTCATACTACTATTTGCTCCGTGAGCAAACACTGAAGATAAACACCCAACGAGCGGCAAGGTTAATCTATCTCAATCGAACCTGTTTCAATGGAATATTCCGTGTTAACAGAAAGGGACGGTTCAACGTGCCAGTAGGCACGCGGGATACGATTATTTTTGACGATGACAACTTCAATGAGATGGCACAAGCCCTGGAAAAAGCCGAAATTAAGGAATCAGATTTTGCTCCGCTAATCAACTGCGCCACGCAAAACGATTTCATATTTGCAGATCCACCATATACAGTACGGCATAACATTAACGGGTTTCTAAAGTATAACGAGACTCTGTTTTCGTGGAGCGATCAGATTCGTCTTGCAGATGCTCTTTCTCGTGCTCGTGATAGGGGTGCAATTATTGTATCGACAAATGCGAACCACCAATCGGTCCGTAACCTTTACCAAGGAAGAGGCTTTCAAATGCGGACTGTCTCCAGATTCAGCCCGATATCAGCGGATCCTGACAGCAGAAAACAATTTGAAGAACTTGTGATCACCACATAG
- a CDS encoding PhzF family phenazine biosynthesis protein produces the protein METERRSLKFYQADVFTTQPFGGNPVAVFPESGGLTDDELQQIAREMNLSETVFVFPPTDPAAIVKLRIFTPTQEIPFAGHPVIGTFHILNQLGLIAAPEPVTRVVQECNIGLFPVELHQQDGKLSRVVMTQPEPQFLGTIEDAEDLYKVASALGLSKHVISDAKWPLEVVSTGLPVLIVPVRTLTAVRSIRPDPAAIVEVCRRYGANGIMVFTTVTVEPSATIHTRMFAPSIGIPEDPATGSASGAIGAYLVQNGVVEVGPITEITIEQGYEMERPSQIYVQVLSDDDAIQTVKVGGEVVMVVEGTLSF, from the coding sequence ATGGAAACTGAACGTCGATCGCTGAAATTTTATCAGGCCGATGTCTTCACAACGCAGCCGTTTGGCGGCAATCCGGTCGCGGTATTTCCCGAATCCGGAGGGTTGACCGACGATGAGTTGCAGCAGATTGCCCGCGAGATGAATCTTTCCGAGACGGTGTTCGTCTTTCCGCCGACGGATCCGGCCGCCATCGTCAAGCTCAGGATCTTTACCCCGACGCAAGAGATTCCGTTCGCCGGCCATCCGGTGATCGGTACGTTTCACATCCTGAACCAGCTCGGCCTGATTGCCGCCCCCGAGCCCGTCACGCGCGTCGTACAGGAATGCAACATCGGGCTATTCCCGGTCGAACTGCATCAGCAGGATGGCAAACTGTCGCGTGTGGTGATGACTCAGCCTGAACCTCAGTTCCTCGGAACTATTGAAGACGCGGAGGATCTCTACAAAGTCGCCAGCGCGCTGGGACTGTCCAAACACGTGATCTCGGATGCCAAGTGGCCGCTCGAAGTCGTATCCACCGGGCTGCCTGTGCTGATCGTGCCCGTGCGCACGCTGACGGCCGTCCGGTCGATCCGGCCGGATCCGGCCGCGATCGTGGAAGTTTGCCGCCGGTATGGGGCCAACGGCATCATGGTGTTCACAACCGTGACGGTAGAGCCGTCCGCGACCATCCACACCAGAATGTTTGCACCCTCAATCGGCATCCCCGAAGATCCGGCAACCGGCAGCGCGAGCGGGGCGATCGGCGCCTATCTCGTTCAAAACGGCGTCGTCGAAGTGGGGCCGATCACGGAGATCACGATCGAGCAGGGCTATGAGATGGAACGGCCGTCGCAGATCTATGTGCAAGTACTTTCCGATGACGATGCGATTCAGACGGTGAAGGTGGGGGGAGAGGTGGTGATGGTGGTTGAAGGGACGTTGTCGTTTTAG
- a CDS encoding B12-binding domain-containing radical SAM protein yields MRIEYSKGQRASDELIQLQRKTSFETSGRKMKVMLIFPPDWYPSEPYLSLPSLTAVLRKAGHTVIQKDVNLEMWDWYFSEDFLKKVLRRVPQQLDRLRKLSKKRELTNGEMDVQMALCEVTRQRIDELIKKAEQAKRIVRGQDNFYDIDKLEWSIQVFREITSVISLVYAPARICMPPMETDLSYKVFASNEVIDAVQDEQVNVYRDVFNHIVKPAIEAEKPDVIGVSIVLQQQIFSTMTFCALIKQHFPNIHITIGGNTVTRLRDVLPESPLFQYFDSAVVYEGETAFVQLVGAVGAKMDLSQVPNTIYKDDKGVHVSALSYAEDMAELPPPDFDGLPLEKYFVPTRTLPYLATRGCYWGRCEFCDHGEGYTAGYRSKKIQDVLAEIKHLRDKYGARHFHFTDESYPPALFRKLARGLVDTQMGIYWTTHMRFEKSLLEDTVWQDAKESGCRYLHFGYESGVERVLQLMDKATTTEIMTKHLKYTAEAGIWNHCMGFFGFPGETKDEAWQSVQFLEQNKNYVHSLGFGTFDLGRHNPVAKHPEKWGVTAYKNPEWDLALDYYFTVKNGMSIEEAERVFQQFEQNHNPGWDLRLYIREYIFLYICKFGLAKLPDLQYQAAKIAGHTPTLAGKM; encoded by the coding sequence ATGCGGATTGAGTATTCCAAGGGTCAGCGGGCCTCCGACGAGCTGATCCAACTCCAGCGCAAAACTTCCTTCGAGACCAGCGGCCGGAAGATGAAGGTGATGCTGATCTTCCCGCCCGATTGGTATCCGTCCGAACCCTACCTCAGCCTCCCGTCCCTCACCGCCGTCCTCCGGAAAGCCGGCCATACCGTCATCCAGAAAGACGTGAACCTCGAGATGTGGGACTGGTACTTCAGCGAGGACTTTTTGAAGAAGGTCCTCCGCCGGGTCCCGCAGCAGCTCGACCGGCTTAGAAAACTTTCCAAGAAACGGGAGCTGACCAACGGCGAGATGGATGTGCAGATGGCGCTGTGTGAGGTGACGCGGCAGCGAATCGATGAGCTGATCAAGAAAGCGGAGCAGGCAAAGCGGATCGTTCGTGGACAGGATAATTTCTACGATATCGACAAGTTAGAATGGTCTATTCAAGTCTTCCGTGAAATCACGTCAGTCATTTCTTTGGTCTACGCGCCGGCCCGGATCTGCATGCCTCCGATGGAGACTGATCTGTCCTATAAAGTCTTTGCGTCGAACGAAGTCATCGATGCCGTCCAGGACGAGCAAGTGAACGTCTACCGCGACGTGTTCAATCACATCGTCAAGCCGGCGATCGAGGCCGAGAAACCTGATGTGATCGGGGTCTCGATTGTCCTGCAGCAGCAGATCTTCTCAACCATGACGTTCTGCGCGCTGATCAAGCAGCACTTTCCCAATATCCACATCACGATTGGTGGCAATACCGTGACGCGGCTGCGTGATGTGCTGCCCGAATCGCCGCTGTTCCAGTATTTCGACAGCGCCGTAGTCTATGAAGGGGAGACGGCGTTCGTGCAATTGGTCGGCGCGGTGGGCGCCAAGATGGATCTCTCCCAGGTGCCTAACACCATTTACAAGGACGACAAGGGCGTTCATGTCTCCGCCCTCAGCTATGCCGAAGATATGGCGGAGCTTCCGCCTCCGGATTTCGACGGCTTGCCGCTGGAAAAGTATTTCGTGCCGACGAGGACGCTCCCGTACCTGGCCACGCGCGGGTGCTATTGGGGCCGCTGCGAATTCTGCGACCACGGCGAGGGCTATACAGCCGGGTACCGCTCGAAGAAGATCCAGGACGTGCTGGCGGAGATCAAGCATCTGCGCGACAAGTACGGCGCCCGGCATTTTCATTTCACCGACGAGTCGTATCCTCCGGCTCTGTTCCGCAAGTTGGCCCGCGGGCTGGTCGATACCCAGATGGGTATCTATTGGACGACGCACATGCGGTTCGAGAAGAGCCTCTTGGAAGATACCGTCTGGCAGGATGCCAAGGAATCAGGCTGCCGCTATCTTCACTTCGGCTATGAGTCAGGCGTCGAGCGGGTGCTCCAGTTGATGGACAAGGCGACGACGACGGAAATCATGACGAAACACTTGAAGTATACAGCTGAAGCCGGCATCTGGAATCACTGTATGGGCTTTTTCGGATTCCCCGGCGAAACGAAAGACGAAGCCTGGCAATCGGTGCAATTCCTGGAGCAGAACAAAAACTATGTCCATTCGCTCGGGTTCGGCACGTTCGATCTCGGCCGGCATAATCCGGTCGCGAAACATCCGGAGAAGTGGGGCGTGACGGCCTACAAGAACCCGGAGTGGGACCTGGCGCTCGACTACTATTTTACCGTGAAGAACGGGATGAGCATCGAAGAGGCGGAGCGGGTCTTCCAGCAGTTTGAGCAGAACCACAACCCCGGCTGGGATCTGCGACTCTATATTCGAGAATATATCTTTCTCTACATCTGCAAGTTCGGGCTCGCGAAACTCCCGGATTTGCAATATCAGGCCGCTAAGATCGCGGGCCATACGCCGACGCTGGCTGGTAAGATGTAG
- a CDS encoding aminoglycoside phosphotransferase family protein: protein MTPAQDRRRSEVEQYCQKWALSLPFQLASTHTSYIYRVTYLEQPAILKILTTKGRKFEANGSSALKCFHGHGAVKLIDFDVGAMLLEYLDGGELSNLVKQGLDSRAARIICDVLDDLHRYAGEIPSGIQDLQHEFESLFARARGEKTDSVFRNTAAVAERLISTESNKRLLHGDIHHGNILKSASRGWVAIDPQGLFGERTYDVANSFFNPDEVPHVVATRERIDSLATIFSERLEVDKSRVLQFAYAHGGLSASWHLDDGENPQWRLRMTSLIETLL, encoded by the coding sequence GTGACACCAGCTCAAGACAGACGACGATCAGAAGTAGAACAGTATTGTCAGAAGTGGGCCCTATCTTTGCCCTTTCAACTGGCCAGCACTCACACCAGTTACATCTATAGAGTGACTTACCTGGAGCAGCCGGCGATTCTCAAGATCCTGACTACTAAGGGACGAAAGTTTGAGGCGAATGGCTCGAGTGCACTGAAATGCTTTCATGGACACGGAGCCGTCAAACTGATCGATTTTGATGTGGGAGCCATGTTGTTGGAATATCTCGACGGAGGCGAATTGTCGAACCTTGTAAAGCAAGGGCTGGATTCTCGTGCCGCACGCATCATCTGTGATGTCTTGGACGATCTCCATCGCTATGCAGGCGAGATTCCCTCGGGAATACAAGATTTGCAACACGAATTCGAATCGTTATTCGCGCGGGCCAGAGGCGAAAAGACGGATTCCGTCTTCCGGAACACAGCGGCGGTGGCGGAGAGACTAATCTCGACAGAATCGAATAAGAGGCTCCTGCACGGCGACATTCATCATGGCAATATCTTGAAGAGTGCATCGCGCGGATGGGTCGCGATCGATCCTCAGGGTCTATTCGGCGAAAGGACCTATGACGTGGCAAACTCATTTTTCAATCCGGACGAAGTCCCTCATGTAGTGGCAACGAGAGAAAGGATCGACTCGCTTGCCACAATCTTTTCCGAACGCCTAGAGGTCGATAAGTCGAGAGTCCTCCAGTTTGCCTATGCCCATGGCGGCCTCAGCGCTTCATGGCACCTTGACGACGGTGAAAATCCACAGTGGCGCTTGAGAATGACTTCCCTCATCGAGACACTTCTGTAA
- a CDS encoding HTH domain-containing protein produces MGDFLKAAYQVLSVHGKPLSAREIVSIARDRHQLDTRGNTPWQTMKSKLSTDILKKQSKSLFMRSAAGKFALREWETQIREHVAPRYTRALFDEDIMVFPATSLEKYINKIGLNIRRVDSQSLFGECYPMRRRQAEEDQSVIQLVSFYVVRFKNEYLTYKRTKRLPESRLHGYYSIGFGGHLNEDDFAPLFNQTEPDQVFTYIIRELREELRVKPDPAISFRGLLYDDSKEVSKQHLGIVYDVQLHSRDFEIGERGFLMDPKFETIDDIVCRSTEFENWSVLIAREEIDRKYGS; encoded by the coding sequence ATGGGTGATTTTTTAAAAGCTGCCTATCAAGTGCTCTCTGTACACGGAAAACCACTTTCCGCACGTGAGATTGTTTCAATCGCGAGAGATAGGCATCAACTCGATACACGTGGAAACACACCTTGGCAGACAATGAAATCCAAGCTGTCGACCGACATCTTGAAAAAGCAATCGAAGTCGTTGTTTATGCGTTCGGCAGCAGGAAAATTCGCTCTGCGTGAATGGGAGACACAAATACGTGAACACGTGGCTCCTAGGTATACAAGAGCGCTCTTTGATGAAGACATTATGGTATTTCCAGCTACGTCGCTCGAAAAATATATAAACAAGATCGGCCTCAACATTCGGCGCGTAGATTCACAGAGTCTATTCGGTGAGTGCTATCCAATGAGAAGACGCCAAGCCGAAGAGGACCAGAGTGTCATACAGCTCGTGTCGTTTTATGTTGTCCGATTCAAGAATGAATATCTCACATACAAGCGGACAAAAAGGCTGCCTGAGTCTAGGCTGCACGGATACTATTCGATTGGCTTTGGCGGACATCTAAATGAAGACGACTTCGCGCCATTGTTTAATCAAACAGAACCAGATCAAGTATTCACTTATATCATTCGAGAATTGCGTGAAGAATTAAGAGTTAAACCGGATCCAGCCATTTCCTTTCGAGGTCTTCTATATGATGACTCTAAGGAGGTGAGTAAGCAGCACTTGGGAATTGTCTATGACGTACAGCTGCATTCTCGCGACTTCGAAATAGGAGAGAGGGGCTTTTTAATGGATCCCAAGTTTGAAACTATCGACGATATAGTTTGCCGTTCAACCGAGTTTGAAAACTGGTCGGTACTAATCGCAAGAGAGGAAATCGATCGAAAATATGGATCTTAG
- a CDS encoding SH3 domain-containing protein: MRKHILRVAVRLITLGLFSFGTVSAYAGGAEPATTDVAGTWAMSTRTAPFQLSLFIDATNHVVGSFTASPGFVGAGTLHGRMVSKYIVFTLIQANGARGDGVLEIIPVRTTAGFGYQLVGPVKLDDDSRPIDNWSSTKKLSSQDFATAKNDVDIYNGPGGNFRVVGMMRKGATAPVIEHHPHGWCKLQGVLPGGDGWVADDHLSACR; the protein is encoded by the coding sequence ATGCGGAAGCATATATTGCGGGTTGCAGTTCGTCTAATCACTCTTGGCCTGTTTTCGTTCGGCACCGTGTCAGCCTACGCCGGCGGCGCAGAGCCGGCAACGACTGATGTTGCAGGAACCTGGGCTATGTCGACCCGCACGGCTCCTTTCCAACTCTCCCTTTTTATCGATGCGACCAACCACGTCGTGGGATCCTTTACGGCGTCGCCCGGATTTGTAGGTGCGGGCACTTTGCACGGCCGCATGGTTAGCAAATATATCGTGTTCACATTGATCCAAGCTAACGGCGCAAGGGGTGACGGGGTCCTGGAAATCATACCGGTCCGGACGACTGCCGGCTTCGGCTACCAACTCGTGGGACCTGTCAAACTTGACGACGATTCACGTCCAATCGACAACTGGAGCTCGACGAAAAAACTCTCGTCACAGGACTTCGCGACGGCTAAAAATGATGTCGATATATACAACGGCCCCGGCGGCAATTTTCGCGTGGTCGGTATGATGCGCAAGGGCGCCACTGCACCCGTGATTGAACACCATCCTCATGGATGGTGTAAATTGCAAGGCGTGTTGCCCGGCGGTGACGGGTGGGTCGCCGACGATCACCTGAGTGCTTGTCGATAG
- a CDS encoding radical SAM protein, whose product MSGLVQIDGLTPIKKEDRKTSKVMLLFPPEWVPTAPYLALPSLTAVLRAAGHTVIQRDINIEMYDHFFTTEFLIWVRARQAMHLKALQMKEKRGELTEQEGGQLAILEQVMTLDVFDLAARAEDAKSVVRGQHFYEADKLEAALNAFRETMQFISAAYYPASLVFYPMESNLGYRPGVSKELFACLGDEQVNVYRDICNQLVLPSVSKEKPSVVGISIGTQMQLIAGFTFCKMIKETFPHVHIVVGGNVITRLQEELPNHERFFGEVFDSAILYEGEHALLWLIEALNGQRDLASVPNLMYHTVEGIQQNKEVYTEKTTALPLPDFDGFPLDHYFVPERIIPYLATRGCYWGRCTFCDHGQGYFDQYRGMTAQLVVEQVKALRDKYQCRHFLFADESYPPALFKRVSQMLVDQNVGIKWTTLIRFEETLQDQAVWDLAAKAGCCTLYYGMESANERVLNLMDKHAKKSVIRNNLHQAAKAGIWNHVMAFYGFPGETRDEALETRQFVIDNQPVIHSVELFYFVAYRHTPMVRNPDKFGITIHKQEEYDLPLDYYYTLNEPVGISCLDAMQLCEEFYRNDFQPWAVRVNAREHVFLYISKFGTNKLPQIYAQRQTVGSSDSVSGLVTWPVSMGEGEDGKEGMGRVMSHGVGS is encoded by the coding sequence ATGAGCGGACTCGTACAAATCGACGGCTTGACCCCCATCAAGAAGGAAGACCGCAAGACCTCCAAGGTCATGCTGTTATTCCCACCCGAATGGGTGCCGACCGCGCCCTATCTCGCGCTGCCGTCACTGACCGCCGTGCTTCGAGCTGCGGGCCATACCGTCATCCAACGAGACATCAACATCGAGATGTACGATCACTTCTTTACGACCGAGTTCCTTATCTGGGTGCGAGCACGCCAGGCGATGCATTTGAAGGCGCTCCAGATGAAGGAGAAACGGGGGGAGCTGACAGAGCAGGAAGGCGGTCAGCTGGCTATATTGGAGCAGGTCATGACGCTTGATGTCTTCGACCTTGCGGCTCGCGCTGAAGATGCCAAGAGTGTCGTGCGGGGACAGCACTTTTATGAAGCGGATAAACTTGAAGCTGCGCTGAATGCTTTCCGTGAAACGATGCAGTTCATTTCAGCCGCCTATTATCCGGCTTCGCTCGTGTTCTATCCGATGGAAAGCAATCTTGGCTACAGGCCCGGCGTCTCGAAGGAACTTTTTGCATGTCTCGGCGATGAACAAGTGAATGTATACCGCGACATCTGCAATCAGCTTGTGCTGCCGTCGGTGAGCAAGGAGAAGCCGAGCGTGGTCGGCATCTCGATCGGCACGCAGATGCAGCTCATCGCGGGATTTACGTTCTGCAAGATGATCAAGGAGACCTTTCCGCATGTGCACATCGTGGTCGGCGGCAATGTGATCACCAGACTACAAGAAGAGTTGCCTAACCACGAGAGGTTTTTTGGGGAAGTATTTGATTCTGCTATTCTTTATGAGGGTGAACATGCATTGCTCTGGTTGATCGAAGCGTTGAACGGCCAGCGGGATCTCGCCTCGGTGCCCAACCTGATGTATCACACGGTCGAAGGCATTCAGCAGAACAAAGAGGTCTATACAGAGAAGACGACGGCTCTACCGCTTCCCGACTTCGACGGCTTCCCGCTCGATCATTACTTCGTGCCCGAGAGGATCATTCCCTATCTTGCAACGCGCGGGTGCTACTGGGGACGTTGTACATTTTGCGATCACGGGCAGGGCTACTTCGATCAATACCGCGGCATGACAGCGCAGTTGGTCGTCGAGCAGGTAAAGGCGCTGCGCGACAAGTATCAGTGCCGGCACTTTCTCTTTGCCGACGAGTCCTATCCGCCGGCGCTCTTCAAGAGGGTCTCGCAGATGCTCGTGGACCAGAACGTCGGTATCAAATGGACGACGCTGATCCGGTTCGAAGAGACGCTACAAGATCAAGCCGTGTGGGACCTTGCCGCGAAGGCCGGGTGCTGCACGCTCTATTACGGCATGGAGTCGGCGAACGAGCGTGTGCTGAATCTCATGGACAAGCATGCCAAGAAGAGCGTGATCCGGAATAATCTCCATCAAGCTGCGAAGGCGGGGATCTGGAATCACGTGATGGCCTTTTATGGGTTCCCCGGCGAGACGCGGGATGAGGCGCTTGAAACCAGGCAGTTCGTCATCGACAACCAGCCGGTGATCCATTCGGTGGAGCTGTTCTACTTCGTGGCGTACCGGCACACACCGATGGTACGAAATCCGGACAAGTTCGGCATTACGATCCACAAGCAGGAAGAGTACGACCTGCCGCTGGACTACTACTACACGCTGAATGAGCCGGTCGGGATTTCATGCCTGGATGCGATGCAGCTGTGCGAAGAATTCTACAGGAACGATTTCCAGCCCTGGGCCGTGCGTGTGAACGCGCGCGAGCATGTATTCCTGTATATCTCGAAGTTCGGCACGAACAAACTACCGCAGATCTATGCGCAACGGCAGACGGTCGGATCGTCGGATAGCGTCTCGGGGTTGGTGACGTGGCCGGTTTCGATGGGCGAGGGAGAAGACGGCAAGGAGGGGATGGGGCGTGTGATGAGCCACGGAGTCGGCTCGTGA
- a CDS encoding AIR synthase-related protein — MALKLPSTGESGCSSKLRATDLVNVLDLSAPNGFAALSGDSGPLNFNSRLVSTIDTITAMTRTPEVLGKVAVTHAFGDIYASGATPTDANFSLGLDHSAVKSGDGASLAQSIRKTLSVAGVGLTKAHTYQSSLIEITLSVVGRRNKLFPAMRKSLEYDLVLTKPLGAGTVCHDAWLREDRSLILKSEHTLQVDHRPIRHALLDSCIRGTTDISGFGLLGHLIILAYAQICTVEVSFASLPFMKELDAAIAHTSGNCSARRNEEDFDDYCDWSFQGSSLDRKKTYAAETSGPLLCIVNKDNTSKLLQIMQQNGFEQSCQIGIVKKGNNPRVKVH; from the coding sequence ATGGCGCTCAAGCTTCCGTCAACGGGCGAGTCAGGTTGTAGCTCGAAGCTGCGTGCCACTGATTTGGTTAATGTTCTCGATCTTTCTGCTCCGAATGGGTTTGCCGCTTTGTCCGGCGACTCAGGGCCCCTCAATTTCAATTCACGGCTTGTTTCCACTATCGATACCATTACGGCAATGACTCGAACACCCGAAGTGCTCGGTAAGGTTGCGGTCACACATGCCTTCGGCGATATATACGCATCTGGAGCAACTCCGACTGATGCTAACTTTTCGCTTGGACTCGACCATTCCGCCGTTAAGTCTGGTGATGGGGCTAGTCTCGCTCAATCGATCCGGAAAACTCTTTCGGTAGCAGGGGTAGGACTTACTAAGGCCCATACATACCAGTCTTCCTTGATAGAGATTACCCTCTCGGTTGTGGGAAGAAGGAATAAGTTGTTCCCCGCCATGAGAAAAAGTCTTGAATATGATCTCGTTCTCACGAAGCCACTCGGTGCCGGCACAGTCTGTCACGATGCATGGCTCCGCGAGGATAGGTCACTGATTTTGAAGAGTGAGCACACACTGCAGGTCGACCATCGGCCAATTCGGCATGCACTGTTAGATAGTTGCATTCGTGGAACTACTGACATCTCAGGATTTGGCCTGCTAGGTCACCTCATAATCCTGGCTTATGCTCAAATCTGTACGGTGGAAGTAAGTTTCGCTTCTCTTCCATTCATGAAAGAGCTTGACGCTGCCATAGCGCACACTTCGGGCAATTGCTCGGCTCGCAGAAACGAGGAAGACTTCGACGATTATTGCGACTGGAGCTTTCAGGGAAGTTCACTAGACAGAAAGAAAACATATGCAGCTGAAACCTCTGGTCCTTTGCTCTGCATCGTTAATAAGGATAACACCAGCAAGCTGCTTCAGATCATGCAACAGAACGGGTTCGAACAATCGTGCCAGATAGGAATAGTCAAGAAGGGGAATAATCCCCGTGTTAAAGTGCACTAA
- a CDS encoding adenylyltransferase/cytidyltransferase family protein — MYSVGCVHGRFQLPHLGHQEYILKAMELCEFLWIGIARPDIREHLPCTVAKHRANTLDNPLTYYERMMILREILLDCAKNTDDFGFIPFPIDQPERLPDFLPTSIPCLTTIYDDWNRHKIKELERIGYKVGVLWERSEKKYSGHIIRQSIIDGSTDWEGMVSTSTRRAILDLQIRERLLSLSQQ; from the coding sequence ATGTATTCTGTCGGCTGTGTTCATGGTCGGTTTCAACTTCCTCATCTTGGACACCAAGAATATATATTGAAGGCGATGGAGTTATGTGAGTTCTTATGGATCGGAATTGCTAGGCCGGATATCCGAGAGCACTTACCCTGCACTGTAGCTAAACACAGAGCGAACACCTTGGATAACCCTCTAACGTACTATGAACGCATGATGATACTTCGAGAGATCCTTCTAGACTGCGCCAAGAATACAGACGATTTTGGCTTCATTCCCTTTCCCATCGATCAGCCTGAACGTCTACCTGATTTCCTACCGACATCAATACCTTGCCTTACCACCATTTACGACGACTGGAATCGTCATAAGATAAAAGAACTAGAGAGGATTGGATACAAAGTAGGAGTGCTGTGGGAGCGAAGTGAGAAGAAATACTCTGGCCACATCATTCGACAATCGATAATTGATGGCTCTACAGATTGGGAAGGCATGGTTTCGACCTCCACCAGGAGGGCCATACTGGATCTCCAGATCAGAGAGAGACTTCTCAGTCTGTCACAACAATAA